One genomic window of Sulfuricurvum sp. IAE1 includes the following:
- the uvrB gene encoding excinuclease ABC subunit UvrB, translated as MPLFKVHTPYQPAGDQPVAIEALSGGIKRGDRYVALEGVTGSGKTYTMAKVIESVQLPTIIMTHNKTLAAQLYSEFKSFFPENHVEYFISYYDYYQPEAYIPRQDLFIEKDSSINDELERLRLSATANLLSYDDVIVVASVSANYGLGDPEEYEKMVQVIALGDEMNQKKLLLRLVEMGYARNDSVFDGGHFRVNGEVVDIYPPYWQDQALRIEFFGDEVERLALFEPLNNSVIQNIETITIYATSQFAVGQEKLSRAIKAIEEELGERLKELRDQGKIVEAQRLQQRCEFDLEMLQATGMCKGIENYSRHLTGKAPGEAPYTLLDYFALHHDKYLIIVDESHVSLPQFRGMYAGDRSRKEVLVDYGFRLPSALDNRPLMIDEFIEKAPHYMFVSATPAQQELNLSTTLAHQIIRPTGLLDPLITIKPIANQVEDLHDEIKKTVALGDRVLVTVLTKKMAEALTKYLADLGIKVQYMHSEIDAIERNQIIRGLRVGDFDVLVGINLLREGLDLPEVSLVAILDADKEGFLRSETSLIQTIGRAARNERGRVIMYADKITGSMERAITTTNERRAKQEAFNTEHGIIPRSTSRSLDENLKLEDPAELYNRSKKAKTLPAAERKKLVDELTAKMKEAAKKLEFEEAARLRDEIAKIRKL; from the coding sequence TTGCCGCTTTTTAAAGTCCACACCCCCTATCAACCCGCAGGCGATCAGCCCGTCGCCATCGAAGCACTGAGCGGAGGCATCAAACGAGGGGATCGCTACGTCGCCCTCGAGGGGGTGACAGGCTCGGGCAAAACCTACACGATGGCCAAGGTAATCGAGAGCGTCCAGCTCCCCACGATCATTATGACCCACAACAAAACCCTTGCCGCCCAGCTCTACAGCGAGTTCAAAAGCTTTTTTCCCGAAAACCACGTCGAGTATTTCATCAGCTATTACGACTATTACCAGCCCGAAGCCTACATTCCCCGCCAGGATCTTTTCATCGAAAAAGACAGCTCGATCAACGACGAGCTCGAGCGGCTGCGCCTCTCGGCCACCGCAAACCTGCTAAGCTACGACGACGTCATCGTCGTCGCCTCGGTATCGGCCAACTACGGTCTGGGGGACCCCGAAGAGTACGAAAAGATGGTGCAGGTGATCGCGCTGGGCGATGAGATGAACCAGAAAAAGCTGCTGCTGCGCCTCGTCGAAATGGGGTATGCCCGCAACGACAGCGTTTTCGACGGGGGGCATTTCCGCGTCAACGGCGAAGTGGTCGACATCTATCCCCCCTACTGGCAGGATCAGGCCCTGCGGATCGAGTTTTTCGGCGACGAGGTGGAGCGGCTCGCCCTCTTCGAACCGCTGAACAACAGCGTCATCCAGAACATCGAGACGATCACGATCTACGCCACCAGCCAGTTTGCCGTAGGGCAGGAGAAACTCTCCCGGGCGATCAAGGCGATCGAGGAGGAGCTGGGAGAACGGCTCAAAGAGCTGCGCGATCAGGGAAAAATCGTCGAGGCGCAGCGACTACAGCAGCGGTGCGAATTCGACCTCGAGATGCTTCAGGCGACCGGAATGTGCAAAGGGATCGAAAACTATTCGCGCCACCTGACGGGGAAAGCTCCCGGAGAAGCCCCATATACGCTGCTTGATTACTTCGCCCTCCACCACGACAAATACCTCATCATCGTCGACGAATCGCACGTTTCGCTGCCGCAGTTTCGGGGAATGTACGCCGGAGACCGCAGCCGAAAGGAGGTACTTGTTGACTACGGCTTCCGCCTCCCCAGCGCGCTGGACAACCGGCCGCTGATGATCGACGAGTTTATCGAGAAAGCGCCCCACTATATGTTCGTCTCCGCCACCCCCGCACAACAGGAACTGAACCTAAGCACGACGCTGGCGCACCAGATTATCCGCCCAACGGGGCTGCTCGATCCGCTGATTACGATCAAACCGATCGCAAACCAGGTCGAGGATCTGCACGATGAGATCAAAAAGACGGTCGCACTTGGGGATCGCGTCCTCGTGACCGTACTCACCAAAAAGATGGCCGAAGCGCTCACCAAGTACCTCGCCGACCTGGGGATCAAAGTACAGTACATGCATTCCGAAATCGACGCCATCGAGCGCAACCAGATCATCCGCGGCCTTCGGGTCGGGGATTTCGACGTGCTGGTGGGGATCAACCTCCTGCGTGAGGGACTCGATCTCCCCGAAGTGAGCCTGGTCGCGATCCTCGACGCCGACAAAGAAGGATTTTTGCGCTCGGAAACCTCGCTGATCCAGACGATCGGGCGGGCCGCACGCAACGAGCGGGGACGGGTCATCATGTACGCCGACAAAATCACCGGATCGATGGAGCGTGCGATAACGACGACCAACGAACGGCGCGCCAAACAAGAAGCGTTCAACACCGAACACGGCATCATCCCCCGCTCGACGTCTCGGAGTCTCGATGAGAACCTCAAGCTTGAAGACCCCGCCGAGCTCTACAACCGTTCCAAAAAAGCCAAAACGCTTCCGGCCGCCGAGCGTAAAAAGCTCGTCGACGAGCTGACCGCCAAAATGAAAGAGGCAGCGAAAAAACTCGAATTCGAAGAAGCCGCAAGGCTGCGCGACGAAATCGCCAAAATAAGGAAATTATGA
- a CDS encoding DedA family protein, giving the protein MDDMLTNLSTYGYVVVFLYSLGGGFVALLGAGVLSYMGKMDLGLSMAVAFTANFIGDALLFYMSRYHKSEMMEYFKKHRRKLAFSHLLIKRHGAWIIVIKKFIYGLKTLVPLAVGLTKYDFWKFSGYNALGALIWTLVVGGGSYLGGAALIEGYELVADKPYLAPIMLLVVGGSLWLYFSAATKKR; this is encoded by the coding sequence ATGGATGATATGCTCACCAACCTCTCGACCTACGGCTACGTGGTCGTATTCCTCTACTCACTGGGCGGCGGTTTCGTCGCTTTGCTTGGTGCGGGAGTCCTCAGCTACATGGGCAAAATGGACCTTGGCCTCTCGATGGCCGTCGCTTTTACGGCAAACTTCATCGGCGACGCGTTATTGTTTTACATGTCCCGCTACCACAAATCGGAGATGATGGAATATTTCAAAAAGCATCGCCGGAAACTGGCCTTTTCGCATCTGCTGATCAAAAGACACGGTGCATGGATCATCGTCATCAAGAAATTCATCTACGGCCTCAAAACGCTGGTTCCTCTGGCGGTAGGACTGACGAAATACGATTTTTGGAAATTCAGCGGCTACAATGCACTGGGGGCGTTGATCTGGACACTCGTCGTCGGTGGGGGAAGTTATCTCGGAGGGGCGGCGCTGATCGAAGGGTATGAGCTCGTCGCCGACAAACCCTACCTCGCGCCCATTATGCTTTTGGTTGTCGGGGGAAGCCTCTGGCTTTATTTTTCGGCCGCAACCAAAAAACGATAA
- a CDS encoding penicillin-binding protein 1A, with protein MNLYEPEQLSLKARMKKYLLVLAGIMILVPVGFLGYLIYTFEYETQRLINYQPRLTTEVYDRHGNKIANLFSDQHRYYVSYENIPPRLIEALLAIEDTMFFEHYGVNPDAIMRAIIKDVTAGKLKEGASTITQQLVKNTLLTREKKFSRKFKEVLYSIRIEQQLTKEQILERYFNEIYLGHGYYGIKTAADGYFRKPLKELTLKESAMLVGLPKAPNFYSPTRNYELCLGRANRVIARMLELGWIDQATYEKATQERPKVYNDTLSKNSGPYIIDEVMRQLGDAFPDIRSGGYKVYTTIDMRLQEAGYKALQSGRDEILKRAQEAGDLDENMQTQLNGALISLDPYTGEILAMVGGYDYSLSPFNRVTQAKRQPGSAFKPFIYQVALDSGMSPASLVPDIARTYTYAGADGEEKTWQPKNYKNEYKGMVTIRDALTHSRNLATINMVSDMGFGKVVEGLRRYGITENLPPDLSLALGTMMVSPLDLAKYYTMFASGGGLTNPILVREVVTPSGERVRYENKRRQVNTPQQIYLMTSILKDVVNRGTGTFARVPGIEIAGKTGTTNKNVDAWFAGYSPSVETVVWFGHDNNTPMRRSETGGRAAGQAFRYFYEDMLRIYPNTKRYFDRPAGVYDISTDAESNASEAFTDTSKAPDGTEGATPATNEQLVF; from the coding sequence ATGAACCTATACGAGCCCGAACAGCTGTCCCTCAAAGCCCGGATGAAGAAATATTTGTTGGTTTTGGCCGGGATTATGATCCTGGTCCCCGTCGGCTTTCTGGGCTACCTGATCTATACGTTCGAATACGAAACGCAGCGCCTTATCAATTACCAGCCGCGCCTTACCACCGAGGTATACGACCGCCACGGGAACAAAATCGCCAACCTGTTCAGCGACCAGCACCGTTATTACGTGTCGTACGAGAACATTCCCCCCCGTCTTATCGAAGCGCTGCTGGCGATCGAGGATACGATGTTTTTCGAACATTACGGCGTCAACCCCGATGCGATCATGCGGGCGATCATCAAAGACGTCACCGCCGGTAAACTCAAAGAAGGGGCGAGTACGATCACCCAGCAGCTCGTGAAAAACACCCTTTTGACACGGGAGAAAAAGTTTTCCCGTAAATTCAAAGAGGTGCTTTATTCGATCCGGATCGAGCAGCAGCTGACCAAAGAGCAGATTCTGGAACGCTATTTCAACGAAATCTATCTCGGTCACGGCTATTACGGGATCAAAACGGCGGCTGACGGCTATTTCCGCAAACCGCTCAAAGAGCTGACCCTCAAAGAATCGGCCATGCTCGTCGGGCTTCCCAAAGCACCGAATTTCTATTCGCCGACCCGCAACTACGAACTGTGTCTGGGACGTGCCAACCGCGTCATCGCCCGGATGCTCGAACTGGGGTGGATCGATCAGGCGACGTACGAAAAAGCGACGCAGGAGAGACCGAAAGTCTACAACGACACCCTGAGCAAAAACTCCGGACCCTATATCATCGACGAGGTAATGCGCCAGCTGGGCGACGCGTTCCCCGACATTCGAAGCGGCGGGTACAAGGTCTATACGACGATCGACATGCGTCTTCAGGAAGCGGGCTACAAAGCGCTCCAGTCGGGGCGCGACGAAATCCTTAAACGGGCACAGGAAGCGGGCGATTTGGATGAAAACATGCAAACGCAGCTCAACGGCGCCCTTATCAGCCTCGATCCCTATACGGGGGAGATATTGGCGATGGTCGGTGGGTATGATTATTCGCTCAGTCCCTTCAACCGGGTCACCCAGGCCAAACGCCAGCCCGGTTCGGCGTTCAAGCCTTTTATCTACCAGGTTGCGCTGGATAGCGGGATGTCTCCCGCGTCGCTCGTTCCCGACATCGCCCGCACCTACACCTATGCGGGGGCCGACGGTGAAGAGAAGACGTGGCAGCCCAAAAACTACAAAAACGAGTACAAGGGGATGGTGACGATCCGCGACGCACTCACCCATTCGCGCAACCTGGCGACGATCAACATGGTGAGCGACATGGGATTTGGCAAAGTGGTCGAAGGGTTGCGCCGATACGGCATCACCGAAAACCTTCCCCCCGATCTCTCGCTGGCGCTGGGGACGATGATGGTCTCTCCGCTCGATCTGGCCAAATATTACACGATGTTCGCCAGCGGCGGCGGTCTGACGAACCCGATACTGGTGCGTGAAGTCGTTACTCCATCGGGCGAGCGGGTCCGTTACGAAAACAAACGCCGTCAGGTCAACACCCCGCAGCAGATTTACCTGATGACCTCGATCCTCAAAGACGTCGTCAACCGGGGCACGGGGACGTTTGCACGCGTTCCGGGGATCGAAATCGCCGGTAAGACGGGGACGACGAACAAAAACGTCGACGCCTGGTTTGCCGGCTACTCTCCGAGCGTCGAAACGGTCGTATGGTTCGGGCACGACAACAATACCCCGATGCGCCGCAGCGAAACGGGAGGGCGTGCCGCGGGACAGGCGTTCCGGTACTTTTATGAGGACATGCTTCGCATCTATCCGAATACGAAACGCTATTTCGACCGCCCGGCCGGAGTGTACGATATCTCCACCGATGCCGAGAGCAACGCCAGCGAAGCGTTCACCGATACCTCAAAAGCGCCTGACGGCACCGAGGGCGCGACTCCGGCGACGAACGAACAGCTCGTTTTCTAA